The segment GTGGTGGCTGGCTGATCGGGACCGCGCTCTTTGCACTCGCGGTCGCCTCGTGGTACGTCCCGTGCTACTTGGCCAATCGCGACTTGTTTGTGGAGAAGTTCCTGATCGAGCAGAACGTGAAGCGGTTCCAAGGCGGTGACAAGGCGCACACCGTACCAGGGCTGCTCGCGCTGATCTACTATCCGGCGATCCTGCTCGTGGGAATGATCCCTTGGTCGGTTCAGATCCGGCGAGCGTGGCCCAAGCTCCTCGATGCGGCATCCCCCGAGCGAGACTTCAAGCGGCTGTGTGCTGCGTGGGCGTCGGTCGTCTTCATCTTCTTCTTCGTGGGCGGCAGCAAGCTCCCGCACTACATCGCACCGTGCATCCCACCGCTCAGCTTGCTTATCGGGGCGCACCTGGCCCAGACGCGGTTTCAGTGGAGCGATACCAAGGTGCTCCAACGATTCGCGATTGGGGCGTTGACGCTGTGCGTGATCGCCAATCTGGCGTTCTATGGCGTCTATCAGGGGTTGTTCTCGAACGACTCGCATGCAGAGATCCACGCCCTGGCAAAACGGGCACGAGCTGGAGGCGGCACCGTTGCCGTGTATCAGATTTCCCGGCGCGGCGGCGACCTAGGCACCGGCCAAGCCAAGCTGCAAGAGACGAGCCACCCGAGCGTGGTTTTCTACCTAAAGCAGCCTGTACTGCAACTCGAAACGCCCCAAGAGATTTCCGCACTCAAGGGGCCGACTTGGATCATTACTCGCCCAGATCGGCTGTCCAAGGCCGATCTGCTGGCGATCCAGAAGAACGGAACGCGCATGGAGCTCGACCCAGGGTCCAGCTCCATGCGCGGCTACCGGCTTTACCGGGCCGAACCTAGCCGGCGTTAGGGGCTTCGGTTGGGGTGATCGTCACCTCGATTTCCGCACCATCGCGCAGGATCACCAGCTTCACGGGGACTCCGGGCTTCGCGGTGCTCAGGACCGCTTGCAAGTCCTCGACATCGTTGACCGGTTTGCCATCGAACTTCAGTAGTCGATCACCAGC is part of the Chthonomonas sp. genome and harbors:
- a CDS encoding glycosyltransferase family 39 protein, which gives rise to MRWAWLIAVLPLLGWWLTGLLDLDEGFYGAVTGEMLWRGEWITPFYNGAPWFEKPILLYWLAKPLIWIFGDALGPRLPSVLAALGVYWVLYRAGNKYLGDRAGLFAMLVCATSVLWVGLGRMMMTDALLVLCITGAVLAFWESLHGGPRARWLAGFLLGVSVLAKGPVGCVLFVLLYGWVFWRMPALRPKFRGGWLIGTALFALAVASWYVPCYLANRDLFVEKFLIEQNVKRFQGGDKAHTVPGLLALIYYPAILLVGMIPWSVQIRRAWPKLLDAASPERDFKRLCAAWASVVFIFFFVGGSKLPHYIAPCIPPLSLLIGAHLAQTRFQWSDTKVLQRFAIGALTLCVIANLAFYGVYQGLFSNDSHAEIHALAKRARAGGGTVAVYQISRRGGDLGTGQAKLQETSHPSVVFYLKQPVLQLETPQEISALKGPTWIITRPDRLSKADLLAIQKNGTRMELDPGSSSMRGYRLYRAEPSRR